The window CGTTCGAATCGGGCCAGGGGTAGAAAGGAGAAATTAAGGGTGAGAATAAGACACCGCGTGGGTAAAGAGGAACTTAAAGAGGACAAGTTCCAACAAACGGTTGAAAAAGTTGCCGAGTTCTACTACGCAGACCCCAAGCGGTTTTGGATCGGGGTTGCACTCGGGTTGCTGGTAATTGTCGGCGTGATTTTGTTACTTCAGAATCGTCCGAAACCGGGGATAAACGCCGAAGCCGAATTGCGGCTAATGGATGCCCTGGGAAATTACTTTCAGGGTAATAATGAGTACGCCGAGCAGGCGCTGAAAGAACTGGCGGCGAAATTTGGCCGTGATTACGCCGGGGTAAAAGCTCATTACTATCTCGGCAGTCTTTATCTTCGCCAGCAGCCCCCGCGCGTTGCTGAGGCAAAGCGCGAGTTTAATATCTTTTTGAAAAAATCGGGTCGAGACCCGGTTCTAAATCCAGCGGCGTTGATGGGTTTAGCGTTGTGCGAAGAGAAGCAAGGCAACTATCTTAAAGCGGCAACTCTCTACGAAAAAGTTTATCGGCAATTTGCGCAATCACCGCTGGGTTTTGAAGGAATGATGCAGGCTGGTCGATGCTATCGACAAGCAGGGGCGCTGGATAAGGCGGAAAAGGTGTACAACGAGTTGCTCAAAAAAGAGAAGGGGTCCGGTCCGAAAGTTGAGGAAATAAGAACCGAACTTGCCTTTATTCAGGCTTTGAAAAATCGGTTATAATAAATATAGTTAGATGAAAGAGGCTTTGACTTTTGACGATGTTTTACTTGTGCCGCAGCGTTCTTATGTGCTGCCGGCAGAGGTTGATATCAGTTCCCGCTTCAGTAAAGGGATAACCTTACATCTACCACTGGTGAGTGCGGCAATGGATACGGTTACTGAAGCGAAAATGGCGATTGCGATGGCGCGGGCTGGTGGGATAGGAGTTATTCACAAGAATATGACGATTGAACAGCAGGCAGCGGAGGTGGCAAAGGTCAAGCGAGCTGAGAGTTCGATGATTGCCAATCCGTTTTCTATAACCCCGGAACGAACGGTTGCCGAGGTGCGCGATTTGTTTGCTCGTCACAATATTTCCGGTTTACCAGTTGTTGATGATGAAGGTAGGTTGATAGGTATCGTCACCCGACGCGACCTACTCTTTGAAGATGACGGAGAAAAACCCGTGCGAACCGTGATGACGAGCGATGGTCTGGTTACGGCACCGGAGGGAATTGGGTTTAAGCGGGCAAAGGAGATTCTCAAGAAAAACCGCTTGGAAAAGTTGCCGATAGTTGACCGGCAGGGAAGACTAAAAGGTTTGATTACCGCCAAAGATATCCTTAAAAGGGTTGAGCATCCGTATGCGACCGTGGACAGCAAACAGCGTTTGCGCTGTGCGGCTGCGGTGGGCACCGGTAAAGAAGCCCTGGAGCGGGCGCGGGCGCTGGTTGCGGCTGAAGTCGATGCGATTGTCATTGACACGGCGCATGGGCATCAAGCACGGGTGCTGGAAACAGCAAAGAAATTGCGCCGGCTTTTTCCCCAGCTGGAAATCGTTGCCGGCAATGTTGCGACCGCGGAAGGGGCGATTGCTTTGGCGAAATGCGGTGTCTCGGCGGTAAAGGTTGGTATCGGTCCCGGGTCTATCTGTACAACCCGGGTTGTTGCCGGGGTCGGTGTTCCGCAACTTTCCGCGATTATGGACTGCGCCGCAGCGTTGCGGCGTTATCGGATACCGTTAATTGCTGATGGTGGCATAAGATTTTCCGGTGATGTTGCCAAGGCGCTGGCGGCAGGGGCGTCATCGGTGATGATGGGCAATTTACTTGCCGGAACCGATGAGAGCCCGGGTGAAGATGTTTTACTTGAAGGTCGAAGATATAAAGTTTATCGGGGGATGGGTTCGATTGATGCGATGCGCCGGGGTTCGGCAGACCGATATTTTCAGGAGAGCGGTGTTGAGCTCGTGCCGCAAGGCATCGTGGGCCGGGTGCCTTACCGTGGTAGTGTGCGCGATGTCCTTTTTCAACTGGAAGGTGGGGTACGTGCTTCAATGGGGTTCTGTGGTGCCCGCAACATCACCGAATTTCAAAATCGGGCAAAGTTTGTGCGAATTACCAATGCAGGATTGCGCGAAAGTCATCCGCACAGCGTCACAATAATTAAAGAGGCACCTAACTATGAGGTGCCTCAAGAAGACCAATTAGAATAAACTTCCGGACAGTCTATCAAGTTAAGCCGGTGCGGGCAGGATAAACCCTTCTTTCATCAGCCACTGGGTCATTTCACGCGCCTGTTTGATTTTTTCGGTGGCGGTCTTTAGCAACTGTTCGCGCGTCATCGTAATCCGGGCAACACCCTGCTCAATCGCCTTCATTCCGACCGCAACCGCTTCTCGCGGAAATACCTCCCAGTCGTCCATTGTAGGAATCAGGTAGTCTTCGCGTAATCCCCGGTCTTCAGCGACTCGGGCAAGTTCCAGTGCTGCGGCGATACACATTTCATCGGTGATGGTGCGGGCGTTTACATCAAGGGCACCGCGGAAGATGCCCGGAAAACCGAGCGAGTTGTTAACCTGGTTGGGGAAGTCGCTGCGGCCGGTGGCAACGACCCGGGCACCGGCTTCAATCGCCTCCCAGGGCCAGATTTCGGGAATGGGGTTGGCGCAGACGAAGACGATTGGGTCTTTAGCCATCGCTTTAATCCATTCTGGTTTAACAACGCCGGGACCTGGTGTTGAAAGGGCGATGAGGACATCGGCGCCTTTCATCGCATCGGCAATTGTGCCCCGAACATTTTCATCGTTGGAAATCTGACACATATGCCATTTTTCCTTGAACTGCTCCTGAAGTTCGGTGCGCCCTTTGTGGAGAGTGCCTTTGGAGTCACACATTATGATGTTACCCGGTGTGACACCACCTTTGATGATAACCCGGGCGATCGCGATGTTCGAGGCGCCGGCGCCCAGCATTGCGACCTTTACCTTTTTGATGTCCTTGCCAACGATTTTCAGGGCGTTGACCAGACCGGCATATGTAACGGCAGCGGTGCCCTGCTGGTCATCATGCCAGACCGGGACATCTAACTCGGCACGCAGCGTATCGAGTATCCGGAAGCATTTGGGCTGGGCGATGTCTTCGAGGTTAAAACCGCCGAAGGATGGTTCAAGCAGTTTAGCGGTGCGGATGAATTCGTCCGGGTCTTTGGTGCGGAGCGCAATCGGGACGGCGTCGACCCCGCCCAGGTATTTGAACAGTAGCGCCTTGCCTTCCATCACCGGCATTGACGCCTCAGGGCCGATGTCACCCAGCCCCAGAACTCTGGTGCCGTCGGTCAGGACGCAGATGGTGTTTGCCCGGTTGGTGTGGATGAACGATTGGTTTACATCTTGCTGGATGGCTTTGCAGGGTGCTGCGACACCCGGCGTATACCAGATGGCGAAGTCGTTAAAATCCCGGACACAGCACTTGGGCACAATCTGGATTTTGCCGCGATAGAAGGGATGTAACTTCATCGCGTCTTCCGCCGGCTTTTTGGCTTTGGCGATTAGATTTTCGATTTCAACCGGCGACAGTTTTTTCATTTTACAACTCCTTTCAGGTTAAGTGGTTTGTTTTGACCGCGGGCTCGGCGCTTTTAATAACAGAAAAACGACGATGGCGGCAAGCAGGCAGAGCAGGGCGGTGACGATGAACGCCGCATTGTAGTTGC is drawn from candidate division WOR-3 bacterium and contains these coding sequences:
- a CDS encoding tetratricopeptide repeat protein, which produces MRIRHRVGKEELKEDKFQQTVEKVAEFYYADPKRFWIGVALGLLVIVGVILLLQNRPKPGINAEAELRLMDALGNYFQGNNEYAEQALKELAAKFGRDYAGVKAHYYLGSLYLRQQPPRVAEAKREFNIFLKKSGRDPVLNPAALMGLALCEEKQGNYLKAATLYEKVYRQFAQSPLGFEGMMQAGRCYRQAGALDKAEKVYNELLKKEKGSGPKVEEIRTELAFIQALKNRL
- the guaB gene encoding IMP dehydrogenase; protein product: MKEALTFDDVLLVPQRSYVLPAEVDISSRFSKGITLHLPLVSAAMDTVTEAKMAIAMARAGGIGVIHKNMTIEQQAAEVAKVKRAESSMIANPFSITPERTVAEVRDLFARHNISGLPVVDDEGRLIGIVTRRDLLFEDDGEKPVRTVMTSDGLVTAPEGIGFKRAKEILKKNRLEKLPIVDRQGRLKGLITAKDILKRVEHPYATVDSKQRLRCAAAVGTGKEALERARALVAAEVDAIVIDTAHGHQARVLETAKKLRRLFPQLEIVAGNVATAEGAIALAKCGVSAVKVGIGPGSICTTRVVAGVGVPQLSAIMDCAAALRRYRIPLIADGGIRFSGDVAKALAAGASSVMMGNLLAGTDESPGEDVLLEGRRYKVYRGMGSIDAMRRGSADRYFQESGVELVPQGIVGRVPYRGSVRDVLFQLEGGVRASMGFCGARNITEFQNRAKFVRITNAGLRESHPHSVTIIKEAPNYEVPQEDQLE
- a CDS encoding NADP-dependent malic enzyme encodes the protein MKKLSPVEIENLIAKAKKPAEDAMKLHPFYRGKIQIVPKCCVRDFNDFAIWYTPGVAAPCKAIQQDVNQSFIHTNRANTICVLTDGTRVLGLGDIGPEASMPVMEGKALLFKYLGGVDAVPIALRTKDPDEFIRTAKLLEPSFGGFNLEDIAQPKCFRILDTLRAELDVPVWHDDQQGTAAVTYAGLVNALKIVGKDIKKVKVAMLGAGASNIAIARVIIKGGVTPGNIIMCDSKGTLHKGRTELQEQFKEKWHMCQISNDENVRGTIADAMKGADVLIALSTPGPGVVKPEWIKAMAKDPIVFVCANPIPEIWPWEAIEAGARVVATGRSDFPNQVNNSLGFPGIFRGALDVNARTITDEMCIAAALELARVAEDRGLREDYLIPTMDDWEVFPREAVAVGMKAIEQGVARITMTREQLLKTATEKIKQAREMTQWLMKEGFILPAPA